A portion of the Agelaius phoeniceus isolate bAgePho1 chromosome 29, bAgePho1.hap1, whole genome shotgun sequence genome contains these proteins:
- the DOHH gene encoding deoxyhypusine hydroxylase, whose protein sequence is MVTEQEVEAIGRTLVDAAQPLPARFRALFTLRNLGGRAAVEWISRGFGDGSALLKHELAYCLGQMQDEAAIPVLIRVLEDTAQEPMVRHEAGEALGAIGNPDVLDVLKRYSQDPVVEVAETCQLAVRRLEWLQNNKEQPGRSPYLSVDPAPPAEETDVAKLREILLDESQELFERYRAMFALRNVGGQAAVLALAEGLRCGSALFRHEIGYVLGQLQDEACVPQLTAALCSRTESPMVRHECAEALGSIARPCCLRALRAFAGDEERVVRESCQVALDMYEYENGAQFQYADGLCKLQASS, encoded by the exons ATGGTGACGGAGCAGGAGGTGGAGGCCATCGGCCGCACGCTGGTGGATGCGGCGCAGCCCCTGCCCGCCCGGTTCCGGGCCCTCTTCACTCTGCGGAACCTGGGCGGCCGCGCGGCCGTGGAATGGATCAGCCGCGGCTTTGGGGACGGCTCGGCGCTGCTGAAGCACGAGCTGGCCTATTGCCTGGGCCAGATGCAGGATGAGGCGGCCATCCCGGTGCTCATCCGCGTGCTGGAGGACACGGCCCAGGAGCCCATGGTCAGGCACGAGGCAG GTGAAGCCCTGGGTGCTATCGGGAACCCCGACGTGCTGGATGTCCTGAAACGCTATTCCCAGGATCCTGTGGTTGAG gtggCAGAGACATGTCAGCTGGCTGTGAGGAGGCTGGAGTGGCTGCAGAACaacaaggagcagccaggcaggagcccGTACCTCTCTGTAGATCCTGCTCCCCCTGCAGAGGAGACAGATGTTGCCAAGCTCCGGGAGATCCTCCTGGATGAGTCCCAGGAGCTGTTTGAGCGCTACCGGGCCATGTTTGCTCTGCGGAACGTGGGgggccaggctgctgtgctggcgCTGGCAGAAG GGCTGCGCTGCGGCAGCGCGCTGTTCCGCCATGAGATCGGCTacgtgctggggcagctgcaggacGAGGCGTGCGTCCCCCAGCTGacagcagccctgtgcagccGCACCGAGAGCCCCATGGTGCGGCACGAGTGCGCCGAGGCGCTGGGCTCCATCGCCCGGCCCTGCTGCCTGCGGGCCCTGCGCGCCTTCGCCGGCGACGAGGAGCGCGTGGTGCGCGAGAGCTGCCAGGTGGCCCTGGACATGTACGAGTACGAGAACGGCGCCCAGTTCCAGTACGCCGACGGGCTCTGCAAGCTGCAGGCCTCCTcctga
- the LOC129131399 gene encoding uncharacterized protein LOC129131399 — translation MRERLLVLLCALARRRRRRAGAMAGNGTGTGSGGGSGSGAGGWDGPQRRAWLRHYYSQRQKRLMTLLLAHRRRTSCCFYPRAWPSLRSTDWWEQVVLKEFGPQDWLEKFRMSKETFFYICNQLRPGLAPHSAHFHPTLPLEKRVAVALWHLATNVEYQTLSPLFGVGPSTVQSCVREVSYAVVLLLKPLYLRLPDEKELENMARIFCTRWGFPHCIGALDSLHIPIHPPLRLTADYCNGQGWHSILTQATVDGLGQFWDVSTAFPGSMENSAVLESSSLWVLAKEGRLCPNPPKHFMGKAQKYVLLGDATYPLQDWILKPYQEDKNLTQRQLQFNYRLKRAHSVIENAFLRLKARWQILLKCDDCSLELLPTLVLACCILHNVCEAHDNPFNEEWLEGTEPTELPKPCQPAPAAMEDNRAEQVRELMCQYFESCGEG, via the exons ATGCGGGAGCGGCTGCTGGTGCTCCTGTGCGCGctggcgcggcggcggcggcggcgcgccggggccatggccgggaacggcaccggcaccgggagcggcggcggcagcggcagcggcgccGGGGGCTGGGACGGGCCGCAGCGGCGCGCCTGGCTCCGGCACTACTACAGCCAGCGGCAGAAGCGGCTCATGACG ctcctcctcgCTCACCGGAGGAGAACCAGCTGCTGCTTCTACCCCCGTGCCTGGCCCAGCCTCAGGAGCACAGACTGGTGGGAGCAGGTGGTCCTGAAGGAGTTTGGGCCCCAGGACTGGCTGGAGAAGTTTCGGATGTCCAAGGAGACTTTTTTCTACATCTGCAACCAGCTACGGCCTGGGCTGGCTCCGCACAGCGCGCACTTCCACCCCACCCTGCCACTGGAGAAGAGGGTGGCCGTGGCCCTGTGGCACTTGGCCACCAACGTGGAGTACCAGACTCTGAGCCCGCTCTTCGGCGTGGGGCCCTCCACGGTGCAGAGCTGTGTCCGGGAGGTGAGCTATGCCGTGGTCTTGCTGCTGAAGCCGCTTTACCTCCGGCTGCCCGAcgagaaggagctggagaacaTGGCGCGCATCTTCTGCACGCGCTGGGGCTTCCCGCACTGCATCGGGGCGCTGGACAGCCTGCACATCCCCATCCACCCGCCCCTGCGCCTCACCGCCGACTACTGCAacggccagggctggcactccATCCTCACACAGGCCACCGTGGATGGGCTGGGCCAGTTCTGGGACGTCTCCACCGCCTTTCCAGGCAGCATGGAGAACAGCGCGGTTCTGGAGAGCTCCAGCCTGTGGGTGCTGGCCAAGGAGGGCCGGCTGTGCCCCAACCCTCCCAAGCATTTCATGGGGAAGGCACAGAAGTACGTGCTGCTGGGCGATGCCACGTACCCCCTGCAAGACTGGATCCTCAAGCCCTACCAGGAAGACAAGAACCTGACCCAGCGCCAGCTGCAGTTCAACTACCGCCTGAAGCGGGCCCACAGCGTGATCGAGAATGCCTTCCTGCGCCTCAAGGCGCGCTGGCAGATCCTCCTCAAGTGCGACGAttgcagcctggagctgctgcccaccctcGTCCTCGCCTGCTGCATCCTGCACAACGTCTGCGAGGCCCACGACAACCCCTTCAACGAGGAGTGGCTGGAGGGCACTGAGCCCACCGAGCTGcccaagccctgccagcccgCGCCGGCCGCCATGGAGGACAACCGGGCCGAGCAAGTGCGGGAGCTGATGTGCCAGTACTTCGAGAGCTGCGGGGAGGGCTGA
- the FZR1 gene encoding fizzy-related protein homolog — protein sequence MDQDYERRLLRQINIQNENTMPCVAEMRRTLTPSNSPMSSPSKHGDRFIPSRAGANWSINFHRINENEKSPSQNRKAKDATSDTGKDGLAYSALLKNELLGAGIEKVQDPQTEDRRLQPSTPEKKSLFTYSLSTKRSSPDDGNEVSPYSLSPVSNKSQKLLRSPRKPTRKISKIPFKVLDAPELQDDFYLNLVDWSSLNVLSVGLGTCVYLWSACTSQVTRLCDLSVEGDSVTSVGWSERGNLVAVGTHKGFVQIWDAAAGKKLSMLEGHTARVGALAWNADQLSSGSRDRMILQRDIRTPPLQSERRLQGHRQEVCGLKWSTDHQLLASGGNDNKLLVWNHSSLSPVQQYTEHLAAVKAIAWSPHQHGLLASGGGTADRCIRFWNTLTGQPLQCIDTGSQVCNLAWSKHANELVSTHGYSQNQILVWKYPSLTQVAKLTGHSYRVLYLAMSPDGEAIVTGAGDETLRFWNVFSKTRSTKESVSVLNLFTRIR from the exons ATGGATCAGGACTATGAGAGACGTCTCCTACGCCAAATCAACATACAGAACGAGAACACAATGCCTTGT gTAGCAGAGATGAGAAGAACCTTGACACCTTCCAATTCTCCAATGTCTTCTCCTAGTAAGCATGGTGACAGATTCATTCCCTCAAGAGCTGGGGCCAACTGGAGCATCAACTTCCACAGAATAAAT gaaaatgaaaaatcaccaagccaaaacagaaaagcaaaggatGCTACATCAGACACTGGCAAAG ATGGCCTTGCCTACTCTGCCTTGCTGAAGAATGAACTCTTGGGAGCAGGGATCGAGAAGGTGCAGGACCCCCAGACAGAggacaggaggctgcagccatcCACCCCAGAGAAGAAATCTCTCTTCACT TACTCACTCAGCACAAAACGCTCCAGCCCGGATGATGGCAATGAGGTCTCACCCTATTCCCTGTCTCCTGTCAGCAACAAAAG TCAGAAGCTGCTAAGATCACCTCGAAAACCAACTCGGAAAATCTCCAAGATTCCTTTCAAAGTGCTGGatgccccagagctgcaggatgacTTCTACCTGAACCTGGTGGACTGGTCCTCTCTTAATGTCCTCAGCGTTGGCCTTGGGACTTGTGTTTACCTGTGGAGTGCTTGTACGAGTCAG GTAACGCGGCTGTGTGACCTCTCTGTGGAAGGCGATTCCGTGACATCCGTGGGCTGGTCAGAGCGG GGAAACTTGGTGGCCGTTGGCACTCACAAGGGCTTTGTACAGATCTGGGATGCAGCTGCAGGAAAGAAGCTCTCCATGCTGGAGGGACACACAGCCAGAGTTG gtgccctggCGTGGAACGCGGACCAGCTGTCGTCCGGGAGCCGGGACAGGATGATCCTGCAGCGCGACATCCGCACCCCGCCCCTGCAGTCGGAGCGCCGGCTCCAGGGACACAGGCAGGAGGTCTGTGGGCTCAAATGGTCCACGGACCACCAGCTCCTGGCCTCTGGAGGGAACGATAATAAG CTCCTTGTCTGGAATCACTCCAGCCTGAGTCCCGTCCAGCAATACACAGAGCACCTGGCAGCAGTCAAAGCCATCGCCTGGTCCCCACACCAGCACGGGCTGCTGGCCTCGGGCGGGGGCACAGCCGACCGCTGCATCCGCTTCTGGAACACGCTGAcagggcagcccctgcagtgcatcGACACCGGCTCCCAGGTGTGCAACCTGGCCTGGTCCAAACACGCCAACGAGCTG GTTAGCACCCACGGATACTCCCAGAACCAGATCCTCGTCTGGAAATACCCCTCGCTAACTCAAGTAGCAAAGCTCACAGGGCACTCTTATCGAGTCCTGTACCTG GCAATGTCCCctgatggggaggccattgtcACAGGAGCTGGAGACGAAACCTTACGCTTCTGGAACGTCTTCAGTAAAACTCGCTCGACAAAG GAGTCTGTATCTGTGCTCAACCTCTTCACCAGGATACGATAA
- the LOC129131234 gene encoding uncharacterized protein LOC129131234 isoform X2, with amino-acid sequence MGREPGRAGCSPSGRPGFMAVPRRGKGLISRGPESRGRAGLAPWPSPLPRACGEGAVPALPSAPGPAVPPPHLPLGVPRRRPPGRGAAVPPALPGLGAGGRGAGTGRTLPCGVSALRDVPGLRAAHGLRGAPCEIAECRGTGLCRAGSQRCWGWGRLPLFGGGSLVPHSLGPGRAHPTQPRGVLGWGCPGRSLRTCRGPARCLSSGGGGGRGGGGSGAGTALEAVRAGQLQRDVSPSRNLRLCPQQVGDTGICRAAGIDCSHKPPPLPRLSDSSLMPGKLRRSRREVLGEKQWRSVEEKGSAQREQPKLTRSRTYESSCKDTEEAAAGSQGPPSPSLTKQNSSYHRAFGELAEQDVLLGCFSCAWQREMPYHGRLYVSSRHICFHSNLLLKDIKAVVPVASISALKKTNTALLVPNAISIRTVKGEKFLFVSLRQREATYQLLRSVCKHLQGSGQSPRDSLSSEETLGKSQISSQSALEQSTPEPNSLPESLGRANAVLWAWGTALWSRINPQLSSLNIIIIIYLLLMVALLLSSGYIGLRIAELEQQLSFAGAEPHLNLSPQYKRT; translated from the exons ATggggcgggagccgggccgggcggggtgCAGCCCCTCGGGCCGGCCCGGCTTTATGGCGGTTCCTCGCCGCGGGAAGGGCCTTATCAGCCGCGGTCCAGAGAGCAGGGGCCGAGCCGGGCTGGCTCCGTGGCCTTcgcccctgcccagggcctgcGGCGAGGGCGCGGTCCCGGCTCTGCCCagcgcccccggcccggccgtgccccctccccacctcccTCTGGGGGTGCCACGGCGGAGACCCCCGGGGCGAGGGGCGGCCGtgcccccagcgctgcccggccttggggcaggagggaggggagcgGGCACCGGGCGGACGCTGCCGTGCGGTGTCTCGGCACTGCGGGATGTCCCGGGTTTGCGGGCTGCCCATGGATTGCGGGGTGCCCCCTGTGAAATCGCAGAGTGCCGCGGGACTGGGCTGTGCCGCGCTGGTTCTCagcgctgctggggctgggggcgtTTGCCGCTGTTTGGGGGCGGCTCGCTGGTCCCGCATTCcctggggccgggccgggctcacCCCACGCAGCCCCGAGGTGtcttgggctggggctgccccggcCGCTCCCTGCGAACCtgccgcggccccgcccgcTGCCTTTCctcgggaggaggaggaggaagaggaggaggtggcagcgGAGCAGGAACGGCGCTGGAAGCAGTGAGAGCGGGACAGCTCCAACGGGACGTGTCCCCCAGCAGGAACCTccggctgtgtccccagcag GTTGGTGACACTGGGATCTGCCGTGCTGCAGGAATAGATTGTTCCCACAAGCCGCCCCCTCTCCCGCGGCTGTCGGACTCATCCCTGATGCCGGGGAAGCTGAGGCGCAGCAGGCGGGAGGTGTTGGGGGAGAAGCAGTGGCGGAGCgtggaggagaagggaagtGCCCAGCGGGAGCAGCCCAAGCTCACCAG ATCCAGGACCTATGAGTCCTCCTGCAAGGACACAGAGGAGGCGGCCGCGGGCAGTCAGGGACCCCCATCCCCCTCG CTGACCAAGCAGAACAGCAGCTACCACCGGGCCTTCGGGGAGCTCGCCGAGCAGGacgtgctgctgggctgcttcTCCTGCGCCTGGCAGAGAGAAATGCCCTACCACGGCCGCCTCTACGTGTCCTCCCGCCACATCTGCTTCCACTCCAACCTCCTGCTCAAGGACatcaag GCCGTAGTCCCTGTCGCCTCCATCTCAGCCCTCAAAAAGACCAACACGGCGCTGTTGGTGCCCAACGCAATCAGCATCCGCACGGTCAAGGGGGAGAAG TTCCTCTTTGTGTCGCTGCGCCAGCGAGAGGCCACGTACCAGCTCCTGAGGTCGGTGTGCAAACACCTGCAG GGCAGCGGCCAGAGCCCTCGAGACTCATTGAGCTCTGAGGAAACCCTTGGGAAGTCTCAG ATCTCGAGCCAgtcagccctggagcagagcaccCCGGAGCCCAACAGCCTCCCCGAATCCCTGG GGAGAGCCAACGCCGTGCTCTGGGCCTGGGGCACTGCACTTTGGTCCCGAATAAACCCCCAGCTGAGCTCTCtcaacatcatcatcatcatctacCTGCTGCT CATGGTGGCCTTGCTGCTGTCCTCGGGGTACATCGGCCTGCGCATCgcggagctggagcagcagctgtccTTCGCGGGGGCTGAGCCACATCTCAACCTGTCACCGCA GTACAAGAGAACGTGA
- the LOC129131234 gene encoding uncharacterized protein LOC129131234 isoform X1 gives MGREPGRAGCSPSGRPGFMAVPRRGKGLISRGPESRGRAGLAPWPSPLPRACGEGAVPALPSAPGPAVPPPHLPLGVPRRRPPGRGAAVPPALPGLGAGGRGAGTGRTLPCGVSALRDVPGLRAAHGLRGAPCEIAECRGTGLCRAGSQRCWGWGRLPLFGGGSLVPHSLGPGRAHPTQPRGVLGWGCPGRSLRTCRGPARCLSSGGGGGRGGGGSGAGTALEAVRAGQLQRDVSPSRNLRLCPQQVGDTGICRAAGIDCSHKPPPLPRLSDSSLMPGKLRRSRREVLGEKQWRSVEEKGSAQREQPKLTRSRTYESSCKDTEEAAAGSQGPPSPSLTKQNSSYHRAFGELAEQDVLLGCFSCAWQREMPYHGRLYVSSRHICFHSNLLLKDIKAVVPVASISALKKTNTALLVPNAISIRTVKGEKFLFVSLRQREATYQLLRSVCKHLQGSGQSPRDSLSSEETLGKSQISSQSALEQSTPEPNSLPESLDEPNPRSRQAEDEDGEVALLVPRWVPSAEKHGLWGRANAVLWAWGTALWSRINPQLSSLNIIIIIYLLLMVALLLSSGYIGLRIAELEQQLSFAGAEPHLNLSPQYKRT, from the exons ATggggcgggagccgggccgggcggggtgCAGCCCCTCGGGCCGGCCCGGCTTTATGGCGGTTCCTCGCCGCGGGAAGGGCCTTATCAGCCGCGGTCCAGAGAGCAGGGGCCGAGCCGGGCTGGCTCCGTGGCCTTcgcccctgcccagggcctgcGGCGAGGGCGCGGTCCCGGCTCTGCCCagcgcccccggcccggccgtgccccctccccacctcccTCTGGGGGTGCCACGGCGGAGACCCCCGGGGCGAGGGGCGGCCGtgcccccagcgctgcccggccttggggcaggagggaggggagcgGGCACCGGGCGGACGCTGCCGTGCGGTGTCTCGGCACTGCGGGATGTCCCGGGTTTGCGGGCTGCCCATGGATTGCGGGGTGCCCCCTGTGAAATCGCAGAGTGCCGCGGGACTGGGCTGTGCCGCGCTGGTTCTCagcgctgctggggctgggggcgtTTGCCGCTGTTTGGGGGCGGCTCGCTGGTCCCGCATTCcctggggccgggccgggctcacCCCACGCAGCCCCGAGGTGtcttgggctggggctgccccggcCGCTCCCTGCGAACCtgccgcggccccgcccgcTGCCTTTCctcgggaggaggaggaggaagaggaggaggtggcagcgGAGCAGGAACGGCGCTGGAAGCAGTGAGAGCGGGACAGCTCCAACGGGACGTGTCCCCCAGCAGGAACCTccggctgtgtccccagcag GTTGGTGACACTGGGATCTGCCGTGCTGCAGGAATAGATTGTTCCCACAAGCCGCCCCCTCTCCCGCGGCTGTCGGACTCATCCCTGATGCCGGGGAAGCTGAGGCGCAGCAGGCGGGAGGTGTTGGGGGAGAAGCAGTGGCGGAGCgtggaggagaagggaagtGCCCAGCGGGAGCAGCCCAAGCTCACCAG ATCCAGGACCTATGAGTCCTCCTGCAAGGACACAGAGGAGGCGGCCGCGGGCAGTCAGGGACCCCCATCCCCCTCG CTGACCAAGCAGAACAGCAGCTACCACCGGGCCTTCGGGGAGCTCGCCGAGCAGGacgtgctgctgggctgcttcTCCTGCGCCTGGCAGAGAGAAATGCCCTACCACGGCCGCCTCTACGTGTCCTCCCGCCACATCTGCTTCCACTCCAACCTCCTGCTCAAGGACatcaag GCCGTAGTCCCTGTCGCCTCCATCTCAGCCCTCAAAAAGACCAACACGGCGCTGTTGGTGCCCAACGCAATCAGCATCCGCACGGTCAAGGGGGAGAAG TTCCTCTTTGTGTCGCTGCGCCAGCGAGAGGCCACGTACCAGCTCCTGAGGTCGGTGTGCAAACACCTGCAG GGCAGCGGCCAGAGCCCTCGAGACTCATTGAGCTCTGAGGAAACCCTTGGGAAGTCTCAG ATCTCGAGCCAgtcagccctggagcagagcaccCCGGAGCCCAACAGCCTCCCCGAATCCCTGG ATGAGCCCAACCCAAGATCAAGGCAGgcagaggatgaggatggtGAGGTGGCCCTGCTGGTTCCCAGATGGGTGCCCTCAGCAGAGAAACACGGCCTCTGGG GGAGAGCCAACGCCGTGCTCTGGGCCTGGGGCACTGCACTTTGGTCCCGAATAAACCCCCAGCTGAGCTCTCtcaacatcatcatcatcatctacCTGCTGCT CATGGTGGCCTTGCTGCTGTCCTCGGGGTACATCGGCCTGCGCATCgcggagctggagcagcagctgtccTTCGCGGGGGCTGAGCCACATCTCAACCTGTCACCGCA GTACAAGAGAACGTGA
- the LOC129131234 gene encoding GRAM domain-containing protein 2A-like isoform X3, producing the protein MPGKLRRSRREVLGEKQWRSVEEKGSAQREQPKLTRSRTYESSCKDTEEAAAGSQGPPSPSLTKQNSSYHRAFGELAEQDVLLGCFSCAWQREMPYHGRLYVSSRHICFHSNLLLKDIKAVVPVASISALKKTNTALLVPNAISIRTVKGEKFLFVSLRQREATYQLLRSVCKHLQGSGQSPRDSLSSEETLGKSQISSQSALEQSTPEPNSLPESLDEPNPRSRQAEDEDGEVALLVPRWVPSAEKHGLWGRANAVLWAWGTALWSRINPQLSSLNIIIIIYLLLMVALLLSSGYIGLRIAELEQQLSFAGAEPHLNLSPQYKRT; encoded by the exons ATGCCGGGGAAGCTGAGGCGCAGCAGGCGGGAGGTGTTGGGGGAGAAGCAGTGGCGGAGCgtggaggagaagggaagtGCCCAGCGGGAGCAGCCCAAGCTCACCAG ATCCAGGACCTATGAGTCCTCCTGCAAGGACACAGAGGAGGCGGCCGCGGGCAGTCAGGGACCCCCATCCCCCTCG CTGACCAAGCAGAACAGCAGCTACCACCGGGCCTTCGGGGAGCTCGCCGAGCAGGacgtgctgctgggctgcttcTCCTGCGCCTGGCAGAGAGAAATGCCCTACCACGGCCGCCTCTACGTGTCCTCCCGCCACATCTGCTTCCACTCCAACCTCCTGCTCAAGGACatcaag GCCGTAGTCCCTGTCGCCTCCATCTCAGCCCTCAAAAAGACCAACACGGCGCTGTTGGTGCCCAACGCAATCAGCATCCGCACGGTCAAGGGGGAGAAG TTCCTCTTTGTGTCGCTGCGCCAGCGAGAGGCCACGTACCAGCTCCTGAGGTCGGTGTGCAAACACCTGCAG GGCAGCGGCCAGAGCCCTCGAGACTCATTGAGCTCTGAGGAAACCCTTGGGAAGTCTCAG ATCTCGAGCCAgtcagccctggagcagagcaccCCGGAGCCCAACAGCCTCCCCGAATCCCTGG ATGAGCCCAACCCAAGATCAAGGCAGgcagaggatgaggatggtGAGGTGGCCCTGCTGGTTCCCAGATGGGTGCCCTCAGCAGAGAAACACGGCCTCTGGG GGAGAGCCAACGCCGTGCTCTGGGCCTGGGGCACTGCACTTTGGTCCCGAATAAACCCCCAGCTGAGCTCTCtcaacatcatcatcatcatctacCTGCTGCT CATGGTGGCCTTGCTGCTGTCCTCGGGGTACATCGGCCTGCGCATCgcggagctggagcagcagctgtccTTCGCGGGGGCTGAGCCACATCTCAACCTGTCACCGCA GTACAAGAGAACGTGA